In Nocardioides daphniae, the DNA window TCCGACCAGGGACGCCCAGCGTTGCCTTGGTGCTGGACCGCGCCACTCGCGCCCGCGCGCCCGAACTAGCCTTGCGCCATGACTACCACCACGCAGACGACGCCCCTCAGGAAGCAGGTGAGGTGCGAGCAGCCCTCGCCGAGCTCCAGGGGCACGAGGCGTGGGCCGTGGTCAGACTGGCACGCAAGGAGCCCGGTGACCCCGACGTCGTCACCTTCATCGGCGGCCCGCGCAGCACCGTCACCTCGCTCACCGACGTCCCGCTCGAGGAGGGCCTCCCCGAGGAGGGCCGCCGCTTCGACCGCCTGGTCGCGGTTCCCTTCCACCAGGTCACCGAGCGCGGGTTCGCCGCCCACGACGACGGCACCCCGCTGGTCGTGGTCGACATCGAGACCGAGCAGCGCTTCTCCGTCGAGTCGGTCCTCGAGGCGATCACCGACGACGGCATCGAGTTCACCGACCGCGGCGGCTTCCAGACCTCCGACGACGACTACGCGAAGGTCGTCGAGTCGATCATCCGCGACGAGATCGGGCAGGGCGAGGGCGCCAACCTGGTCGTCGGCCGCCAGTACACCGCCGTCGTCGCCGACTGGAGCGCCGCCAAGGCGCTCACCGTCTTCCGTCGCCTCCTCGAGCGCGAGCGCGGCGCCTACTGGACCTACTGCTTCTTCACCGGCGACCGCTTCCTGGTCGGCGCCTCGCCCGAGCGCCACGTCTCCGTGCACGGCGGCGACGTGCGGATGAACCCGATCTCCGGCACCTTCCGCGTCGGCGGCCGCTCGGTGGCCGAGCTGAAGCCGGCCCTGCTCGACTTCCTCGCCGACGAGAAGGAGATCTACGAGCTCTTCATGGTCGTCGACGAAGAGCTCAAGATGATGTGCGACATCTGCGACCAGGGCGGCATGGTGCTCGGCCCGTTCCTCAAGCCGATGACCCACCTCATCCACACCGAGTACCTCCTCGCCGGCCGCTCCAGCCGCGACGTCCGCGAGATCCTGCGCGACACGATGTACGCCGCCACGGTCACCGGCAGCCCCGTCGAGAACGCGTGCAAGCTGATCAAGAAGTACGAGGACGGCGGCCGCGGCTACTACGCCGCCGCGCTCGCGCTGCTCGGCCGTGACTCCTCCGGCCAGCCCACGGCCGACAGCCCGATCGTGATCCGCACCGCCGACGTACGCCCGGACGGCGCGCTGACCGTGACCGCGGGCGCGACGCTGGTGCGCGACTCCGACCCGCACTACGAGGTGGCCGAGACCCACGCCAAGGCGGGCGGCATCCTGTCGGCCTTCGGCCTGGTGCCCGCAGCCGGATCCCCTTCCGCCGGCCTGGCCGAG includes these proteins:
- a CDS encoding anthranilate synthase family protein; the protein is MRAALAELQGHEAWAVVRLARKEPGDPDVVTFIGGPRSTVTSLTDVPLEEGLPEEGRRFDRLVAVPFHQVTERGFAAHDDGTPLVVVDIETEQRFSVESVLEAITDDGIEFTDRGGFQTSDDDYAKVVESIIRDEIGQGEGANLVVGRQYTAVVADWSAAKALTVFRRLLERERGAYWTYCFFTGDRFLVGASPERHVSVHGGDVRMNPISGTFRVGGRSVAELKPALLDFLADEKEIYELFMVVDEELKMMCDICDQGGMVLGPFLKPMTHLIHTEYLLAGRSSRDVREILRDTMYAATVTGSPVENACKLIKKYEDGGRGYYAAALALLGRDSSGQPTADSPIVIRTADVRPDGALTVTAGATLVRDSDPHYEVAETHAKAGGILSAFGLVPAAGSPSAGLAELARDEDVLIALQSRNRRLSTFWLTDQAGATPDPTLAGKRVGILDGEDDFVNMIRHVLRVLGMSSEVVRHEAWTETALDDYDLVIVGPGPGDPRDGDDPKIATFRAATERLLARGQKFLSVCLGHQTLCHALGLDLGFKDIVFQGTQATVEINDRVERVGFYNTFVGRVGDAGLPEGVTVEADAETGDVHLVSGPHFRGIQFHAESILTERGFDLINELVTDLLVD